Part of the Leptotrichia hofstadii genome, TTATTGTTTCTTACATATGAGAAATAATAGTCAATATGAAAAAGAAAAGAACCTTTTTGTTAATGATAAAATTATATTTTTTTAAAAAAAGTTTTATATTCAAATTTGAATTTTTATTTAAATTATGCTAAAATTACTCAGTTTAAATTTAGGGAAATTGACTTTAATTCAAAAAAATATTAATTCATAGACTTTTTCCTCTTAGAAATCACATATTTTTTCTTTATATCAATAAAATTAAGAAGATTATCAATATTTAACAGAATAAATAAAAGAAAATTTTTAATAAATAATCAAAAAATCTCAAAATATAAAGAAAAATATTTTTTAGAAAACTTTGAATAAGAAAGGATAAAATATGAAAAAGAGATTATTACTAGGAATTGTTTTATTAGGTATAAATTCATTTTCTAAAATGACAATAACATCGTACAATAACGGATCATCAGTATCAAATGGATCATTAACTGAAGCAGGTCATAATTTTTCAGGCATTGTTCAGTTTTTAGGAAATCAAGGCGGAACATATGTAATAAAATTAGACAGTGGAACTAAAATAGAAACAGGAACAAGATTTGATTTAGATCCAAATACAACTATTACAATAGAAGGAGCGAATGGTACAATAGGAACAATAGTAAATGGAAGCAGTGCCTATCCAGTAGGAGCACCAGTTTCTACAAAACATTATTACTTTTGGCAAGATTTAGATGAAAATTCTGCTACTTTACCAGAATCTGGAGTATTAAATGGTAATTTATACACTCCATCTGTTATATCTAGATCAAATAACGCCAGCACTGCTATTACTCACGTAACGACAAACGTTTTACCGCCAAATACAGCCTCAACAACTACACCAGGTATTTCAACACCGACTCCAAGCACACCTTCAACAGGAACAACTCCAATAACAGGAAATGTAGCACCTTCAAATAAAAGAAAAAAAGTTTTAGTAATTCCAAGATCACGTGTTGATTTAGATTTAGTAGAAAATGCTAAAATGACTATGATAAAAAATGTTGAGAAAAAAATAGAAAAAGGAGAATGGGATTTAAATATTGAATATGTAGGTGGAGTAGGAACTAAATATACCGATAAAACACATGATACTTTACAATATAATGGAAAGAGTAATGGAGTTATTCTTTCTTTGAATAAAAATTATGATAAACTAACATTAGGAGGCTTATTTGGATATCAAAATTCAAAAGTAAAATATAAAGATTTTTATAACGGAATAAAAGAAAAAATTGATTCATACCAATTTTTATTGAATGCAAAATATGATTTTAATGAGAAATTTGATTTAATAGGAACTCTAGTATATTCTACAAATAAACATAAATTTGATGGAAGTAATATTATTTCGTATAATTGGATAAATGATGCAGAATATACTTCAAATATATTCGACATTGAAACAAGATTAGGATATAAATATCTATTTACAAATGGATATATAAAACCATATTTAGGTATCGGAGTATTAAATCTTAAAGAAGGAGCAATTAATAAAATAGGAGCTAAAAAAACCTCTGAAACAGCGTTAAATAGTGTATTAGGTATTTATGGTGTAGCAGAGTTAAACAAAATAGATTTGTATGGAAATGTAGAATATAGACAAAAATATGGGAAGAATTCGTATCATAATAAACGAGATGTCGACTTAACAACAAAAATTGATGCTTTAAACTATAAAAAAACAACAGTCAATGCCAATATTGGATTAAGATATAAAATTACAGATATGTTTGATATAAATACTTCATATGGATTAAATAATCTAAAAAATAATATAATAAAAATAGGTATTGGAATTCAATACTAAAAAAATATTGTAAACTTGCTAAATTAATAATAAACTGTCTTATAAATATAAGATGGTTTTTTTTATGTTTAAAATAAAAAAATTACTTTTACATCAAACTTGACTTTTTTTTTAATTTATGTTAGCATATTTTAATCTTTTATTAAAAAGGAGGTAAATTTTGGGATATAAGAAAATAATAATTTTTGGTACATTTTTGCTTACAAATCTTGCCTTTTCAGCTCCAGTCAATGAGGCTAACAGAATCATTGATATTCAGCAGAGACAGCTTGAACAGGAGAGAGTCAGGCAGCGGCAGGAGAAAATGCAGAAGGAATTTGAAAATACAAAATTTGATAATTCTCAGATACAAATTAATAATGAAATTGAGAATGATAACAACAATTCTAATAAATTTTTAATTGAAATAATTAATTTAAAAGATGATAACAAGCTTCTATCCAAAAAGGAAAAAAGTAAAATTATCAAAAAGTATCTTTACTCTGAATTAAGCTCAAATGATATAAGAAATCTTCTTACAGATATTACTAACAAGTTAATTTCAAAAGGATATACTACTTCTAGTGTAGCATTGGATGAAAATAATGATTTAACTACTGGCATTTTAAATTTAGATATTATTGCTGGTAAAATTGAAGATATTAAGATCAATTCTAATAATAAACTTGACAGATATAAACAATTTTTCATGTTTCCAGTAAATAAAGAGAAAATTTTTAATATCAGGGACATTGACACAGCGACTGATAACTTCAACTCAATTAATGCTAATAGCATGACTATGGAAGTTCTTCCAGGCACAAAGGAAAATCATTCAAGAATACAGGTAAAGAATACTCTAAAAAATAAATATACTGTCGGAATCCTAG contains:
- a CDS encoding autotransporter outer membrane beta-barrel domain-containing protein; the protein is MKKRLLLGIVLLGINSFSKMTITSYNNGSSVSNGSLTEAGHNFSGIVQFLGNQGGTYVIKLDSGTKIETGTRFDLDPNTTITIEGANGTIGTIVNGSSAYPVGAPVSTKHYYFWQDLDENSATLPESGVLNGNLYTPSVISRSNNASTAITHVTTNVLPPNTASTTTPGISTPTPSTPSTGTTPITGNVAPSNKRKKVLVIPRSRVDLDLVENAKMTMIKNVEKKIEKGEWDLNIEYVGGVGTKYTDKTHDTLQYNGKSNGVILSLNKNYDKLTLGGLFGYQNSKVKYKDFYNGIKEKIDSYQFLLNAKYDFNEKFDLIGTLVYSTNKHKFDGSNIISYNWINDAEYTSNIFDIETRLGYKYLFTNGYIKPYLGIGVLNLKEGAINKIGAKKTSETALNSVLGIYGVAELNKIDLYGNVEYRQKYGKNSYHNKRDVDLTTKIDALNYKKTTVNANIGLRYKITDMFDINTSYGLNNLKNNIIKIGIGIQY